In Aequorivita sp. H23M31, a single window of DNA contains:
- a CDS encoding ABC transporter permease — translation MNFSLYIAKRYLFSKSSNNAINIITIIAAIGVVVGAFSLFIVMSGFSGLKDFSLQFTTVFDSDLKVLPERGKTLDFSTAQKQQLSALEGVDVFSEIIEERIFLHYKGKNHIAYIKGVDSLYGQVTQLDSIIYFGDWLEPNQHEVVVGYTIIAKLSMGVRDYSDLLEMYVPKPGTGQINTLDPTQAFSKESVVVSGVYQVNEDLDGKYVFTDIDFARNLLSLPKSKVSSLEIKLKPHTSEKEIRNEIQKIFPENILIKNRIQQNDALYKMLNTENIAVYLIFTLVLIIALFNVIGSIIMMILDKQKNIKTLHNMGASLEEIRQIFFLQGTLMTVLGGILGIAIGIIAVSLQLKYGLINITSTLPYPVKLKPINGFIVFATISILGIISSLIAASRVREKLIT, via the coding sequence TTGAACTTTTCGCTCTACATCGCCAAGCGCTATCTGTTTTCAAAGAGCAGCAATAATGCCATCAATATAATTACCATTATTGCGGCTATAGGTGTGGTTGTAGGAGCATTTTCGTTATTTATAGTAATGTCCGGTTTTTCAGGATTAAAAGATTTTAGTCTTCAGTTTACAACCGTTTTTGACAGTGATTTAAAGGTCCTGCCCGAGCGCGGCAAGACACTCGATTTTTCTACTGCTCAAAAACAACAGCTCAGTGCGCTGGAAGGTGTAGATGTTTTTTCTGAAATAATTGAAGAGCGGATTTTTCTTCATTATAAAGGAAAAAACCATATCGCCTATATAAAAGGGGTTGATTCACTTTATGGACAGGTAACCCAGCTGGATAGTATTATCTACTTTGGGGATTGGCTGGAACCAAACCAGCATGAAGTGGTAGTGGGATATACCATAATCGCCAAACTGTCTATGGGAGTCCGGGATTATTCCGATCTTTTGGAAATGTATGTTCCAAAACCTGGCACAGGACAAATAAACACACTAGATCCAACACAGGCATTTAGCAAAGAAAGTGTGGTAGTTTCAGGAGTTTATCAAGTAAACGAGGATCTAGATGGAAAATACGTTTTTACTGATATCGATTTTGCCCGCAATCTACTTTCCCTTCCAAAATCGAAAGTCTCCTCTCTTGAAATAAAGCTAAAACCGCATACATCGGAAAAAGAAATACGTAATGAGATTCAGAAGATTTTTCCGGAAAATATCCTGATAAAAAATCGGATACAACAGAATGATGCGCTTTATAAAATGCTGAACACCGAAAATATTGCGGTCTATTTGATTTTTACATTGGTTTTAATTATTGCTCTTTTTAACGTGATTGGTTCAATAATTATGATGATTCTGGACAAGCAGAAAAATATTAAAACCCTTCATAATATGGGAGCTTCACTCGAAGAAATACGGCAAATCTTCTTCCTTCAGGGGACTTTAATGACAGTTTTAGGTGGTATTTTAGGAATCGCAATTGGTATTATAGCAGTATCTCTCCAGCTGAAATATGGTTTAATCAACATCACAAGCACTCTGCCATATCCCGTAAAACTTAAGCCGATCAATGGATTTATTGTTTTTGCTACAATAAGTATCTTAGGTATTATTTCTTCCCTTATCGCCGCAAGTAGGGTTCGGGAAAAATTGATTACTTAG
- the rbfA gene encoding 30S ribosome-binding factor RbfA, whose protein sequence is MIESNRQKKIAGVLQNDLANVLQNMLREAGQLGIIISVSKVSVTTDLSIAKVYVSIFPADKAESITQELNKIKPNIKHQIAQLTKHQLRKMPDLNFYNDDSLEYIDKIDKAVKGTENPLKNPDLLPKRKKS, encoded by the coding sequence ATGATAGAAAGCAACAGACAAAAAAAGATTGCAGGAGTTTTGCAAAATGATTTAGCAAACGTGCTCCAGAATATGCTACGCGAGGCGGGCCAGCTGGGAATTATTATATCGGTAAGCAAAGTTTCCGTTACCACCGATCTCTCCATCGCAAAAGTGTATGTAAGTATATTTCCGGCAGATAAGGCAGAAAGTATTACCCAAGAACTGAATAAGATTAAACCGAATATTAAGCATCAAATTGCACAGCTTACAAAACACCAGCTGCGAAAAATGCCTGATTTAAATTTTTACAACGACGATTCCTTGGAATATATCGATAAAATTGACAAAGCTGTAAAAGGAACGGAAAATCCTCTTAAAAATCCGGATCTACTTCCCAAACGAAAAAAATCGTAA
- a CDS encoding YceD family protein, giving the protein MKDLKEFTIPFRGLKLGKHQFEFELNNAFFEHFEYDEFNSAAIKLDVLLEKMSTLLEITLTFKGTVNVACDVTNEFFDQPISGTYQFVVKFSEEMNDENEDLLILPHGSYEVNIQQYVFESIALAVPLRRVHPGVADGTLKSDILDKLEELSPNNAQEDESEDEQNDPRWDSLKKLLTDK; this is encoded by the coding sequence ATGAAGGATTTGAAAGAATTTACCATCCCATTTAGGGGACTGAAATTAGGAAAACACCAGTTTGAATTTGAATTAAACAACGCGTTCTTTGAGCATTTTGAGTATGACGAATTTAATAGTGCTGCTATTAAACTCGATGTACTGCTGGAAAAAATGAGTACGTTGTTGGAAATCACGTTGACTTTTAAGGGAACCGTAAATGTTGCCTGCGATGTTACCAATGAGTTTTTTGATCAACCAATCTCTGGAACTTATCAATTTGTGGTCAAGTTCAGTGAAGAGATGAATGATGAAAATGAAGATTTACTTATTCTGCCGCATGGTAGTTATGAAGTAAATATACAGCAATACGTTTTTGAATCTATCGCATTGGCAGTGCCCTTGCGCAGGGTTCATCCAGGAGTAGCAGACGGCACTTTAAAAAGTGACATACTTGACAAACTTGAAGAATTAAGTCCGAATAATGCTCAGGAAGATGAGAGTGAGGACGAACAGAACGATCCCCGATGGGATTCATTAAAGAAACTATTAACGGATAAATAA
- a CDS encoding IS4 family transposase — MNKSKNFSGQPIIKQVLNFLDAKDIYRTAKKHNSDRYTKKFTTYDHLVTMIFAVISGCNSLREVTSIMLACEGKINHLGLRDFPKRSTLSDANKRRSAEVFADIYSGLYKRYHRFLSDSRTREPAIKGLKIVDSSTIALFSDILRGVGRNPLNGKKKGGIKMHTMINAMEDVPCLIKFSDAATHDHTFLKELDLKKGSYVVFDKGYVDYQQYEQWTLDGIYFVTRQKSNARYTSLEEFDIPDNVDDAVLKDEKITLADKEGNEFHLRRIAFWHQEKGKVYEFITNNYEVEADRITDIYKNRWQIETMFKRLKQNFPLKYFLGDNQNAIEIQIWVSLIIQLIMLVIQRKAQRSWAYSNMVSVIRYHLMTYIDLFKFLKNPDSKWEEITTKNIGQLSFFDP, encoded by the coding sequence ATGAACAAAAGTAAAAATTTCAGTGGACAACCTATTATCAAACAGGTTTTAAACTTCCTTGACGCCAAAGATATTTATCGGACAGCAAAGAAGCACAACAGCGACAGGTACACCAAAAAGTTCACGACCTATGATCACTTGGTTACGATGATATTCGCCGTTATCAGTGGCTGCAACTCACTTCGCGAAGTAACAAGCATAATGCTGGCGTGCGAGGGCAAGATCAACCATTTAGGGCTACGGGACTTTCCAAAACGCAGTACGTTGTCCGATGCCAACAAAAGAAGAAGTGCAGAGGTCTTTGCTGATATTTACTCTGGTCTCTATAAACGTTACCACCGGTTTTTATCGGACAGCAGAACCAGGGAGCCCGCCATAAAAGGCCTCAAAATAGTCGATTCCTCGACAATAGCGCTCTTTAGCGACATATTGAGGGGTGTTGGCCGGAACCCGCTCAACGGCAAGAAGAAGGGCGGGATAAAAATGCACACGATGATCAACGCCATGGAGGATGTTCCTTGTCTGATAAAATTTTCAGATGCCGCGACGCACGATCATACGTTTTTGAAAGAACTCGATCTAAAGAAGGGTTCCTATGTTGTCTTTGACAAAGGATACGTAGATTATCAGCAATACGAGCAATGGACGTTGGATGGCATCTACTTTGTGACCAGGCAAAAGAGCAATGCACGCTATACGAGCCTTGAAGAGTTTGATATTCCGGACAACGTGGACGATGCTGTCCTAAAGGATGAAAAAATAACGCTTGCCGATAAGGAAGGCAACGAATTCCACCTACGGCGGATAGCCTTTTGGCACCAGGAGAAGGGCAAGGTATATGAGTTCATCACCAACAACTATGAAGTGGAGGCCGACAGGATCACTGATATCTACAAAAATCGCTGGCAGATAGAGACCATGTTCAAACGCCTAAAACAGAACTTTCCCCTCAAATACTTTCTGGGCGACAACCAAAATGCAATAGAGATACAGATCTGGGTCAGTCTGATCATTCAACTCATAATGCTGGTAATACAAAGAAAGGCGCAGAGAAGTTGGGCATATTCAAATATGGTGTCTGTAATACGCTACCATTTGATGACCTACATCGATCTGTTCAAGTTCCTGAAAAACCCAGACTCCAAATGGGAAGAAATCACCACAAAAAACATTGGCCAATTGAGCTTTTTCGATCCTTAG
- a CDS encoding beta-ketoacyl-ACP synthase III — MNNITAAITAVGGYVPDYVLTNDILETMVDTNDEWITARTGIKERRILKDKDKGTSYLAIRAAKDLLEKSNTDPADIDMVIMATATPDMPVAATGVYVATQIGAVNAFSFDLVAACSSFLFGISTAARYIESGKYKKVLLLGADKMSSIIDYTDRATCIIFGDGGGAVLFEPNNEGLGVQDEYLRTDGDGRPFLKIDAGGSLLPATHETVENKQHFVFQEGKTVFKFAVSNMADVCEKVMLKNNLKGEDVDWLVPHQANKRIIDATALRMKLPPEKVMLNIHKYGNTTSATLPLCLSDYEKQLKKGDNLIFASFGGGFTWGAVYVKWAYDSK, encoded by the coding sequence ATGAATAACATCACGGCAGCCATTACCGCTGTAGGTGGGTATGTTCCAGATTACGTTCTTACAAACGATATCTTGGAGACCATGGTCGATACTAACGACGAATGGATCACCGCCCGAACAGGAATCAAGGAACGGAGAATACTTAAGGATAAGGATAAAGGAACCTCTTATCTTGCCATTCGAGCTGCTAAAGATCTGTTGGAAAAAAGCAATACCGATCCGGCAGATATCGATATGGTAATAATGGCAACCGCCACACCAGATATGCCAGTTGCTGCCACAGGAGTTTATGTGGCTACACAGATTGGAGCGGTCAACGCATTCTCATTCGATTTGGTTGCCGCTTGTTCCAGTTTTCTTTTTGGAATATCCACAGCTGCACGTTATATCGAATCGGGAAAGTATAAAAAGGTGCTTCTTCTTGGTGCCGATAAAATGTCTTCTATAATTGACTATACAGATAGGGCCACTTGTATTATATTTGGAGATGGAGGCGGTGCTGTGCTCTTTGAACCAAATAACGAAGGTTTGGGAGTGCAGGACGAATACCTGCGGACCGATGGAGATGGAAGGCCATTTCTAAAGATTGACGCTGGCGGTTCTTTACTTCCAGCAACTCATGAAACTGTTGAAAATAAGCAACACTTTGTCTTTCAAGAGGGAAAGACCGTATTCAAATTTGCCGTGTCCAATATGGCAGATGTCTGCGAAAAAGTGATGTTGAAAAACAACTTAAAGGGTGAAGATGTTGATTGGCTTGTGCCACATCAAGCAAACAAACGAATAATCGATGCCACGGCGTTGAGAATGAAACTTCCACCGGAAAAAGTTATGCTAAACATCCATAAATATGGTAACACAACCTCGGCTACGTTGCCCTTGTGTTTATCAGATTATGAAAAGCAACTTAAAAAAGGAGATAATTTGATCTTTGCTTCCTTCGGGGGAGGATTTACTTGGGGCGCCGTATATGTAAAATGGGCCTACGATTCTAAATAA
- the pdxA gene encoding 4-hydroxythreonine-4-phosphate dehydrogenase PdxA: protein MSKEDKLVVGISIGDINGIGGEIILKTFEDARMLEFCTPVIFASVRLMSFYKKHLGIDINFQGIDKIEDLLPKRINVLNVWKEQVEVNFGEENETGGEYAIKSLKEAVEALKKDKIDVLVTAPINKSNIQSETFNFPGHTDYLAQELEGNSLMLMVSDGLRVGLLTDHVPIKNVVKNITRECIDKKINTINHSLIEDFGIERPRIAVLGINPHTGDNGVIGTEDDTILRPALDNIRKNGKMVFGPYAADSFFGSGNYKNFDAIIASYHDQGLIPFKTLSFGKGVNYTAGLNHIRTSPDHGTAFDLAGKNEANFESFREAVFTAISIFQKREEYKELTENPLQVGRKKVYQKKKS from the coding sequence ATGAGCAAGGAGGATAAATTAGTGGTGGGTATTTCCATAGGCGACATCAACGGGATTGGTGGAGAAATAATTCTGAAGACATTTGAAGATGCACGGATGTTGGAGTTTTGTACTCCGGTTATTTTTGCTTCCGTACGATTGATGTCTTTTTATAAAAAACATTTGGGAATTGATATCAATTTCCAGGGAATCGACAAGATCGAAGATCTTCTACCCAAGCGGATTAATGTGCTTAATGTCTGGAAAGAGCAGGTGGAGGTAAATTTTGGCGAGGAGAATGAAACGGGAGGAGAGTATGCCATAAAATCTTTAAAGGAAGCTGTTGAAGCCCTGAAGAAGGATAAAATTGATGTTTTGGTTACCGCTCCTATAAACAAATCCAACATACAATCTGAAACTTTCAACTTTCCCGGCCATACCGATTACCTGGCTCAGGAACTCGAGGGAAACAGTTTAATGCTTATGGTATCTGATGGTTTGCGCGTAGGACTTCTTACAGACCATGTGCCTATAAAAAATGTGGTAAAGAATATTACCCGAGAGTGCATCGACAAAAAGATAAATACGATTAACCATAGCTTGATTGAGGATTTTGGCATTGAAAGGCCGCGGATCGCCGTATTAGGAATCAATCCACATACTGGCGATAATGGTGTAATTGGAACTGAAGACGATACTATCCTGCGCCCGGCGTTGGATAATATTCGCAAAAATGGTAAAATGGTTTTTGGACCTTATGCGGCCGATAGTTTCTTTGGTTCGGGAAATTATAAAAATTTCGATGCTATAATTGCCTCCTATCACGATCAAGGTCTGATACCTTTTAAAACCTTATCTTTTGGAAAAGGAGTAAACTATACTGCGGGACTAAACCATATTCGTACTTCTCCCGATCACGGTACTGCCTTTGATTTGGCTGGAAAAAACGAAGCGAACTTCGAATCTTTCCGCGAGGCGGTATTTACAGCTATTTCCATTTTTCAAAAAAGAGAAGAATATAAGGAATTGACTGAAAATCCGTTACAGGTGGGCAGGAAAAAGGTCTATCAAAAAAAGAAATCGTAA
- the mce gene encoding methylmalonyl-CoA epimerase, which yields MEKIEHIGIAVKNISEANKIYEALLGVAPYKSEEVKSEGVKTSFFECGESKIELLEATRADSPIAKFIEKRGEGIHHIAFAVKDIKSEMERLQKEGFVLLNEIPKKGADNKLVIFLHPKSTNGVLVELCQDIDNNLK from the coding sequence ATGGAAAAAATAGAACATATTGGTATAGCCGTAAAAAATATTTCCGAAGCAAATAAAATTTATGAAGCTTTACTTGGGGTTGCGCCTTATAAAAGTGAAGAAGTGAAAAGTGAAGGGGTTAAAACATCCTTTTTTGAATGCGGAGAGAGCAAGATTGAATTGCTGGAAGCCACCAGAGCGGATAGTCCTATCGCAAAGTTTATTGAAAAGCGTGGAGAAGGTATCCATCACATAGCCTTTGCGGTGAAAGACATTAAGAGTGAAATGGAGCGCCTTCAAAAGGAAGGATTCGTACTTTTAAATGAAATTCCAAAGAAAGGGGCTGATAATAAACTTGTTATTTTTCTACATCCCAAATCCACAAATGGGGTTTTGGTGGAACTTTGTCAAGATATTGACAATAACTTAAAATAA
- a CDS encoding FAD-binding oxidoreductase, whose protein sequence is MQRLKILSTHFITHDVKRLVLEKPADFEYAPGQSAHISIDLPGWEDQIRPYTFTSLNHWDYLEFIIKIYDDHNGVSSQLGKLNPGAELILHDVFGTIKYKGPGIFIAGGTGITPFIAIFRALYHSENIRDVALLYSNKTRDDIILHDELTKMLGPGYKNVFTREGVIGFRERRIDRKFLIENIGDFSFRFYVCGPKIFTEEICEALVSLGAKPEYLII, encoded by the coding sequence ATGCAGCGGTTAAAAATACTCAGTACCCATTTTATTACCCATGACGTAAAGCGTCTTGTTCTTGAAAAACCGGCAGATTTCGAATATGCACCTGGACAATCTGCGCATATTTCTATTGATCTTCCTGGTTGGGAGGATCAGATAAGACCTTACACCTTTACCTCACTAAACCATTGGGATTATTTGGAGTTTATCATCAAAATTTACGATGATCACAACGGGGTATCTTCACAGTTGGGAAAACTTAATCCCGGAGCCGAGTTAATACTTCACGATGTTTTCGGTACAATTAAATATAAAGGTCCGGGAATTTTTATTGCTGGAGGAACGGGCATTACTCCTTTTATTGCGATTTTCAGAGCGCTTTATCATAGTGAGAATATTCGGGATGTGGCGTTGCTATATTCCAATAAAACCCGCGATGATATTATTCTTCACGACGAATTAACTAAAATGTTAGGTCCGGGCTACAAGAATGTATTCACCAGAGAAGGTGTAATTGGGTTTAGGGAACGAAGGATTGACAGAAAATTTTTAATTGAAAATATTGGGGATTTCAGTTTCCGTTTCTATGTGTGCGGGCCTAAAATATTTACGGAAGAGATATGTGAGGCTTTGGTAAGTCTTGGAGCAAAACCGGAATATTTAATTATTTAG
- a CDS encoding GIY-YIG nuclease family protein, with protein sequence MSHCYILYSKLKDKFYIGFTQGNLMDRIAKHNKGTYGRNTYTVLTTDWELFFSLKCECTDQAIAVERHIKRMKSKTYIRNLRKYPEMCGRILDLYRNKCDKGT encoded by the coding sequence ATGTCGCATTGCTATATTCTATATTCCAAACTTAAGGATAAGTTCTACATCGGGTTTACCCAAGGAAACCTTATGGACAGGATTGCCAAGCACAACAAAGGAACTTATGGACGGAATACCTATACTGTTCTGACCACGGATTGGGAATTGTTCTTCAGTTTAAAATGTGAGTGTACCGACCAAGCAATTGCAGTGGAAAGACATATCAAGCGGATGAAAAGCAAAACCTATATTCGAAATCTCAGGAAATATCCAGAAATGTGCGGAAGAATTTTAGATCTTTATAGAAATAAATGCGACAAAGGCACCTGA
- the accB gene encoding acetyl-CoA carboxylase biotin carboxyl carrier protein: MDLKDIQNLIKFVAKSGASEVKLETDELKITIKTGSGEGKGEMTYIQQIPTMAPPAQVPVQQQAAAAAPVQQEVKAEDANSKYVTIKSPIIGTFYRKPSPDKDVFVEVGSTVKVGDVLCVIEAMKLFNEIESEIAGKIVKVLVDDSSPVEFDQPLFLVDPS, from the coding sequence ATGGATTTAAAAGATATTCAAAACTTGATCAAGTTTGTGGCAAAGAGTGGTGCCAGCGAAGTAAAACTTGAAACCGACGAACTTAAGATTACCATCAAGACTGGATCTGGTGAAGGAAAGGGAGAAATGACCTATATTCAACAAATCCCCACAATGGCTCCGCCCGCACAAGTACCTGTGCAGCAACAAGCCGCCGCGGCAGCTCCCGTTCAACAGGAGGTTAAAGCTGAAGATGCCAATTCTAAATATGTTACAATTAAGTCACCAATAATTGGAACTTTTTATAGAAAACCATCTCCAGATAAGGATGTTTTCGTTGAAGTGGGTAGCACAGTAAAGGTTGGAGACGTTCTTTGTGTAATTGAAGCGATGAAACTCTTCAACGAAATAGAGAGTGAGATTGCTGGGAAGATCGTAAAGGTTCTTGTGGACGATTCATCTCCAGTCGAGTTTGACCAACCTTTGTTCTTAGTAGATCCATCTTAA
- a CDS encoding IS1380 family transposase, with translation MKIIKSDPISAFGGANFVFDYLNRMNVDQICNEALPPMPNQSKYSWKDIFYSLKSVYLCGGGCVEDLQSHLRTHFANNPFVKLASPDTVLRRLSQLAEQTQTCQTKRGVVAHQYCTNSRLEGLNIDILKKLGVFKSGKLTIDYDNTIVFNEKQDSKMTYKKGYGYQPGVCTINEEHILYIENRNGNSDAKSFQADTLERVFDLLESKKIKKIDYFRADAASYQFDVISLLQNKVGYFYIGCRNSYVEKHFSRVANWEKMEDKEGPLEVGSIDIIPFKKYAGTKKLVQKYRLVVKRKPKKDGQIDLFTHDAYEYRAILTNDFDQDTKSVAAFYNQRGNMERQFDILKNDFGWNNMPFSSLNKNLVFLYFTAIFRNLYNKVIRYFSERNRFLKPNFRMKKFIFRFITLPAKWVKQGRQLKLRIYSSKDYHT, from the coding sequence GTGAAGATAATAAAATCAGATCCGATATCCGCTTTCGGAGGAGCAAATTTTGTTTTTGACTACCTGAACAGGATGAATGTCGACCAAATTTGCAATGAGGCCCTGCCTCCCATGCCCAATCAGAGCAAATATTCCTGGAAGGATATTTTCTATTCACTAAAATCAGTTTATCTCTGTGGAGGGGGCTGTGTCGAAGACCTACAGAGCCATTTGAGAACACATTTTGCAAACAATCCCTTTGTAAAGCTGGCAAGCCCCGACACTGTTTTGAGGAGATTGTCCCAGCTTGCCGAACAGACCCAGACCTGTCAGACCAAGAGAGGCGTTGTGGCACACCAATACTGCACAAACTCAAGGCTGGAAGGCCTCAATATAGATATCCTTAAAAAACTGGGGGTTTTTAAATCCGGCAAGCTTACCATCGATTACGACAACACGATCGTTTTCAATGAAAAACAGGACAGCAAGATGACCTACAAAAAAGGGTATGGGTATCAGCCGGGCGTATGTACGATAAACGAAGAGCATATCCTCTATATTGAGAACAGAAACGGGAACTCCGATGCAAAGTCTTTTCAGGCAGATACCCTCGAAAGGGTATTTGATCTATTGGAGTCCAAAAAGATAAAGAAAATAGATTACTTCAGAGCTGACGCGGCATCGTACCAATTCGATGTCATTTCTTTGCTGCAGAACAAGGTGGGGTATTTTTATATAGGATGCCGGAACAGTTATGTCGAGAAACATTTTTCACGAGTTGCCAATTGGGAAAAAATGGAAGATAAAGAGGGCCCTCTTGAAGTAGGGTCAATAGATATCATACCCTTTAAAAAATATGCGGGAACAAAAAAACTGGTCCAAAAATACAGGCTGGTCGTAAAAAGAAAACCGAAAAAGGACGGGCAGATAGACCTGTTCACCCATGACGCCTATGAGTACAGGGCTATACTGACAAACGACTTTGACCAAGACACCAAGAGCGTTGCGGCTTTCTATAATCAAAGGGGAAATATGGAGCGCCAGTTCGATATCCTTAAAAACGATTTTGGCTGGAACAACATGCCCTTTTCATCCCTGAACAAAAATCTTGTGTTCCTGTATTTTACAGCAATATTCAGGAACCTATACAACAAGGTCATTCGGTATTTTTCTGAAAGGAACAGGTTTTTAAAACCCAATTTCAGGATGAAAAAATTCATTTTTAGATTTATCACGTTGCCCGCTAAGTGGGTCAAACAGGGCAGACAGCTAAAGTTAAGGATTTACTCATCCAAAGATTACCATACTTAG
- a CDS encoding GIY-YIG nuclease family protein, with the protein MSHCYILYSKLKDKFYIGFTQENLMDRIAKHNKGTYGRNTYTVLATDWELFFSLKCECTDQAIAVEKHIKRMKSKTYIRNLRKYPEMCGRILDLYRNKCDKST; encoded by the coding sequence ATGTCGCATTGTTATATTCTATATTCCAAACTTAAGGATAAGTTCTACATCGGGTTTACCCAAGAAAACCTTATGGACAGGATTGCCAAGCACAACAAAGGAACCTATGGACGGAATACCTATACTGTTCTGGCCACGGATTGGGAATTGTTCTTCAGTTTAAAATGTGAGTGTACCGACCAAGCAATTGCAGTGGAAAAACATATCAAGCGGATGAAAAGCAAAACCTATATTCGAAATCTCAGGAAATATCCAGAAATGTGCGGAAGAATTTTAGATCTTTATAGAAATAAATGTGACAAAAGCACCTGA
- a CDS encoding riboflavin synthase, with protein MFTGIIETVGEIKHLTPEDENLHLEIKSSLTNELKIDQSVSHNGVCLTVVEIKEGSYVVTAINETLQKTNLGDLQNGSLVNLERAMKLGDRLDGHIVQGHVDGIATCSNIQDANGSWVFTFEYNNPDFSTVEKGSITVNGVSLTVVNSRQNKFSVAIIPYTYENTNFKEIKIEDTVNLEFDIIGKYVKNLMKPYL; from the coding sequence ATGTTTACAGGAATTATTGAAACCGTTGGAGAAATAAAGCACCTTACCCCAGAGGATGAAAATCTGCATCTCGAGATAAAAAGTTCTCTCACCAACGAGCTAAAAATAGATCAAAGTGTTTCCCATAATGGAGTTTGTCTTACGGTAGTAGAAATAAAGGAAGGCTCCTATGTGGTGACTGCAATAAACGAAACCCTGCAGAAAACGAATTTAGGAGATCTACAAAACGGATCATTGGTGAATCTGGAACGCGCTATGAAACTTGGCGATAGACTTGATGGCCACATTGTCCAAGGGCACGTGGATGGTATTGCAACTTGTTCCAATATTCAAGATGCCAATGGCAGTTGGGTTTTTACCTTTGAATATAATAATCCTGATTTCAGTACAGTGGAAAAGGGATCGATAACAGTGAATGGTGTGAGCTTAACCGTTGTCAATTCTAGGCAAAATAAATTTAGTGTGGCGATTATCCCTTATACGTATGAAAACACCAATTTCAAGGAAATTAAAATAGAAGATACTGTGAATCTAGAGTTTGATATTATTGGAAAGTACGTTAAAAACCTTATGAAGCCTTATTTGTAG
- the rpmF gene encoding 50S ribosomal protein L32, with product MAHPKRKTSKTRRDKRRTHYKATAPTIAIDPTTGESHLYHRAHWHEGKMYYRGQVVIDTTEEVEA from the coding sequence ATGGCACATCCTAAGAGAAAAACCTCGAAAACAAGAAGGGATAAAAGAAGAACTCATTATAAGGCTACCGCTCCCACAATTGCAATTGATCCAACAACTGGAGAGTCACATCTTTACCACAGAGCCCACTGGCACGAAGGTAAAATGTACTACCGTGGTCAAGTTGTGATTGATACAACTGAAGAGGTAGAAGCATAA